A window of the Cannabis sativa cultivar Pink pepper isolate KNU-18-1 chromosome X, ASM2916894v1, whole genome shotgun sequence genome harbors these coding sequences:
- the LOC115721756 gene encoding tubby-like F-box protein 3, with amino-acid sequence MSFKSVLQGMKGELGSISRRGFDVKFGRSRSQRVVQDNLVKVDAMKQSCWANMPPELLRDVLMRIEASEDTWPPRKHVVSCAGVCRNWREIVKEIVKSPEFSGKLTFPISLKQPGPRDLVLQCFIKRNRSNQTYYLYLGLNQASTDDGKFLLAARKCRRPTCTDYIISLNSEDVSKGSSTYVGKLRSNFLGTKFTIYDAQPPSSGAKVTKSRSTRLVNMKQVSPRVPAGNYPVAHISYELNVLGSRGPRRMQCVMDAIPARSIEPGGAAPTPTEFVHSSVDMFPSLPFFRSKSTRIESFQPEPPSGQSEGLLVLRNKAPRWHEQLQCWCLNFNGRVTVASVKNFQLVASPENGAAGQEHENVILQFGKVGKDVFTMDYQYPISAFQAFAICLSSFDTKIACE; translated from the exons ATGTCTTTCAAAAGTGTGCTTCAAGGTATGAAAGGTGAGCTTGGGAGTATCTCAAGGAGAGGGTTTGATGTTAAGTTTGGGAGGTCAAGATCACAAAGGGTAGTTCAAGATAACTTGGTCAAGGTTGATGCTATGAAGCAGAGTTGCTGGGCTAATATGCCGCCTGAGCTTTTGAGGGATGTGCTGATGAGGATTGAAGCATCTGAAGACACATGGCCTCCTCGCAAACATGTGGTTTCTTGTGCTGGTGTTTGCCGGAATTGGAGGGAAATAGTCAAAGAAATTGTGAAATCACCAGAATTTTCTGGCAAGTTGACATTTCCCATCTCCTTGAAGCAG CCTGGTCCAAGGGATTTGGTCCTTCAATGCTTTATAAAGCGCAATCGGAGCAACCAAACTTACTATCTTTACCTCGGCTTAAATCAAG CTTCCACAGACGACGGCAAATTTCTTCTTGCAGCGCGCAAATGTAGACGTCCTACTTGCACGGATTACATCATCTCTCTAAATTCTGAAGACGTATCTAAAGGAAGTAGTACTTATGTTGGGAAGTTAAG ATCAAACTTTCTAGGGACCAAATTTACAATCTATGATGCCCAACCGCCAAGTTCTGGAGCCAAAGTTACTAAATCTCGCTCTACCAGGCTTGTAAATATGAAGCAAGTTTCCCCAAGAGTTCCTGCTGGCAACTATCCCGTGGCACATATTTCTTATGAGTTGAATGTGTTGGGCTCTAg GGGACCGAGGAGGATGCAGTGTGTAATGGATGCCATTCCTGCTCGCTCTATTGAGCCAGGAGGTGCGGCCCCAACACCGACTGAATTTGTGCATAGCAGTGTGGATATGTTTCCCTCCCTCCCTTTCTTCAGATCAAAATCAACCCGCATTGAGAGTTTCCAACCAGAACCTCCATCTGGCCAAAGTGAAGGATTGCTTGTGCTGAGGAACAAAGCTCCTAGGTGGCATGAACAACTGCAATGCTGGTGTCTGAATTTCAATGGAAGGGTGACAGTCGCCTCGGTAAAAAATTTTCAGCTTGTGGCTTCTCCAGAGAATGGAGCAGCCGGGCAGGAGCATGAGAATGTCATTCTCCAGTTCGGAAAAGTTGGAAAGGATGTTTTTACCATGGATTATCAGTATCCCATCTCAGCTTTTCAGGCGTTTGCCATATGCCTCAGCAGCTTTGACACTAAGATTGCATGTGAATGA
- the LOC115721850 gene encoding uncharacterized protein LOC115721850 — MGPGGPGGGPGGPGGGPGWGGPGGPGGPGWGGPGPGGPGWGPGFWPGPGGFFGGFADGLCSMISSCFYCLCCCWLLQDCFGGPRGAYGPPGPGGPPPF; from the exons ATGGGACCTGGAGGTCCGGGTGGTGGTCCTGGTGGTCCGGGTGGAGGTCCTGGCTGGGGGGGTCCTGGAGGCCCTGGTGGCCCTGGTTGGGGGGGTCCTGGTCCAGGTGGCCCTGGTTGGGGTCCTGGTTTTTGGCCTGGACCTGGTGGCTTCTTCGGTGGCTTTGCTGATGGTTTATGCAGTATGATATCATCTTG CTTCTATTGCTTGTGCTGTTGCTGGTTGCTGCAGGACTGCTTTGGTGGACCTCGTGGCGCGTATGGTCCTCCTGGTCCTGGCGGACCGCCTCCTTTCTAA